A region from the Onychostoma macrolepis isolate SWU-2019 chromosome 18, ASM1243209v1, whole genome shotgun sequence genome encodes:
- the LOC131524574 gene encoding dapper homolog 3 isoform X1 has product MEEERSRNKERLEASLAWLCELEILKQRQESLVLGALSLGDSVPGCPAWGDVGPARSSREQEQLTLRRQLNRLQGAPSLLMLALQQQLSELRLDTGLMCEQNTEEDLDCPSASSSGFYEQSESLSPPLRSCSSPNLSVSCHRPRSVDAYMLDWEGHMEPTVHATMPRSFSAPYPPLEGIAEGIEEEEEDEESPKWVTDQIVDESLTPEMSLISDAEVDPAVKIVDGPTEEDIQQAMRVETYILGLLQRRHLRSTAELNSDPDQWHDLHIYPPSYPQLDQSEWQEWATLSEEENERESQECYYMNLPSAQAGPTSLSSEEPESSLEMDQYGVEEVYTSSNDSPRHQQVYIERRPTMSDTMKPHIHTCCNHTCVPTMSTPESRDQHHSIPSQKWALLRSLARRSQEERWTTLGERQTKSTIRSLSEDNCVSQGWTAQPEHKYYTVGRDMGRHHSDEFYPSNQRLWCSSADLSQEEDEGIFREDVHEFRLNQSPAKRTSVQFVEQDQRVQEAATVPTDGSDSSLSETFSPGTSSLSSDSDESGGLVWPQQLPPRLPPSPSSSQNPSNAVVKIKASHALKKKIMRFRSGSLKLMTTV; this is encoded by the exons ATGGAAGAAGAGCGCAGTCGGAATAAAGAGCGTCTGGAGGCCAGTTTGGCGTGGCTGTGTGAGCTGGAGATACTGAAGCAGCGGCAGGAGAGTCTGGTCCTCGGCGCCCTGTCCCTCGGGGACTCCGTGCCGGGATGCCCCGCTTGGGGTGATGTGGGTCCGGCCCGCAGCAGCAGAGAGCAGGAGCAGCTCACTTTAAGACGACAGCTG AACCGACTCCAGGGCGCCCCCAGCCTGCTGATGCTGGCTCTGCAACAGCAGCTCAGTGAGTTGAGGCTGGATACAGGACTCATGTGTGAGCAGAATACAGAGGAAGATTTGGACTGTCCCAGTGCTTCTAGCTCAG GGTTTTATGAGCAAAGTGAAAGTCTGTCTCCTCCACTGCGTTCCTGTTCCTCCCCAAACCTCAGTGTCTCCTGTCACAGGCCCAGATCTGTGG ATGCCTACATGCTGGACTGGGAGGGTCATATGGAGCCCACAGTACATGCCACCATGCCCCGCTCATTTTCTGCCCCGTACCCCCCACTGGAGGGTATTGCCGAGGGAATagaggaggaagaagaagatGAAGAAAGCCCTAAGTGGGTTACAGATCAGATAGTTGATGAAAGCCTGACTCCAGAGATGAGCCTCATTTCTGATGCTGAGGTAGATCCTGCAGTGAAGATAGTAGACGGCCCAACGGAAGAAGACATCCAGCAGGCAATGCGTGTGGAAACTTACATCCTGGGACTCCTGCAGCGACGACACCTCAGATCTACAGCAGAACTCAACTCTGATCCCGATCAGTGGCATGACTTACACATATACCCACCCAGTTACCCACAGCTTGACCAATCGGAATGGCAGGAATGGGCAACTCTTTCTGAGGAAGAGAATGAGCGTGAATCCCAAGAATGTTATTACATGAACCTTCCCAGTGCTCAAGCTGGACCAACTTCCCTAAGCAGTGAGGAGCCAGAATCCTCCTTGGAAATGGATCAGTATGGAGTCGAAGAAGTCTACACCAGCAGCAACGACTCCCCTCGGCATCAACAGGTTTACATCGAACGCCGTCCCACAATGTCAGACACCATGAAACCCCACATTCACACCTGCTGCAATCACACCTGCGTACCTACGATGTCAACTCCCGAGTCCCGTGACCAACACCATTCCATTCCATCCCAAAAGTGGGCCCTTCTTCGGTCTCTAGCCAGAAGGAGTCAAGAGGAACGGTGGACAACTCTAGGAGAAAGACAAACCAAGTCGACCATCCGCTCTCTGTCAGAGGACAATTGCGTCTCTCAAGGATGGACCGCCCAACCGGAGCACAAATACTATACGGTGGGACGGGACATGGGCAGGCATCATAGTGACGAATTTTATCCATCTAATCAGCGCCTGTGGTGCTCCTCGGCGGATCTCAGTCAAGAAGAAGATGAGGGGATATTCAGAGAAGATGTGCATGAATTCAGACTAAATCAGTCACCCGCCAAACGCACTAGTGTTCAGTTCGTGGAGCAGGACCAGAGGGTGCAAGAGGCCGCTACTGTACCGACCGATGGGTCCGACTCCAGTCTGAGCGAGACTTTCTCTCCAGGAACCAGTTCGTTGTCCAGTGACTCAGATGAGAGCGGAGGGCTGGTCTGGCCTCAGCAACTGCCCCCTCGCTTGCCCCCATCCCCCTCTTCTTCGCAGAATCCCTCCAATGCCGTGGTCAAGATTAAAGCCTCGCATGCGCTCAAAAAAAAGATCATGCGATTTCGTTCAGGCTCTCTCAAACTCATGACCACGGTCTGA
- the c5ar1 gene encoding C5a anaphylatoxin chemotactic receptor 1: protein MEEGGYTFSYDYNGTDWCEGYENCTPFVLPTESPLSRIGSRHWIALVSYLIVFLLGVPGNALVVWVTAFRMPNSVNAQWFLNLAIADLLCCLSLPLLMVPLAQDQHWPYGALGCKLLSGLLYMMMYCSVLLLVVISLDRLLLVTKPVWCQNHRNTRQARFVCLVIWILALLATSPQFAHMEIREMSETKTLCESKYSELGHAWSVTLTRCFLSFLLPFLIICISHWKVYITTSSGRRQRGSDKSARTLRVILALVLSFFLCWIPLHIVDILMLMMQRKSHNVQANLRLAHVLTLCLAYFNSCLNPLLYVCLGRGFKENLISSLRSVLHFASEAPPHRISLTANSKSTTDGFREKPL, encoded by the coding sequence ATGGAGGAAGGTGGCTATACTTTTTCTTATGATTATAATGGCACCGACTGGTGTGAGGGGTATGAAAACTGCACTCCTTTTGTGCTCCCCACTGAATCACCACTGTCCAGGATTGGTTCCCGGCACTGGATCGCTCTGGTCTCCTACCTCATTGTGTTCCTGCTGGGCGTCCCGGGGAACGCTCTGGTGGTGTGGGTGACCGCGTTTCGAATGCCGAACTCTGTGAACGCACAGTGGTTTCTGAATCTGGCCATCGCGGATCTGCTGTGCTGCTTGTCGTTGCCTCTCCTCATGGTGCCGCTCGCCCAGGACCAGCACTGGCCTTATGGTGCTTTAGGTTGCAAATTACTCAGCGGTTTGCTCTACATGATGATGTACTGCAGCGTTCTGCTCCTGGTCGTGATCAGCTTGGACCGTTTACTACTGGTGACCAAACCGGTGTGGTGCCAGAACCACAGGAACACGAGGCAGGCCCGCTTCGTCTGTTTGGTCATCTGGATTCTTGCTCTCCTGGCCACTTCTCCTCAGTTTGCGCACATGGAGATACGTGAAATGAGCGAGACTAAAACATTGTGCGAAAGCAAATACAGTGAATTAGGTCATGCATGGTCCGTAACTCTTACCCGCTGTTTTCTGTCTTTTCTGCTGCCTTTCCTGATCATCTGCATCAGCCATTGGAAGGTTTACATCACGACGAGCTCTGGCCGAAGGCAAAGAGGCAGCGACAAGTCAGCCCGGACGCTACGTGTCATCCTGGCATTAGTACTCAGCTTCTTCCTGTGCTGGATTCCTTTGCACATTGTGGATATTTTGATGTTAATGATGCAAAGAAAATCCCATAATGTTCAAGCCAACTTGCGTCTAGCCCATGTGCTGACGCTCTGCTTAGCTTACTTTAACAGCTGCCTGAACCCGCTGCTCTACGTATGTCTTGGCCGTGGTTTTAAGGAAAATCTGATTAGCTCACTGCGAAGTGTGCTTCACTTTGCATCTGAGGCACCGCCCCATCGAATCAGCTTGACCGCAAACAGTAAGTCAACCACAGACGGGTTCAGAGAGAAGCCCTTATGA
- the LOC131524574 gene encoding uncharacterized protein LOC131524574 isoform X2, producing MLALQQQLSELRLDTGLMCEQNTEEDLDCPSASSSGFYEQSESLSPPLRSCSSPNLSVSCHRPRSVDAYMLDWEGHMEPTVHATMPRSFSAPYPPLEGIAEGIEEEEEDEESPKWVTDQIVDESLTPEMSLISDAEVDPAVKIVDGPTEEDIQQAMRVETYILGLLQRRHLRSTAELNSDPDQWHDLHIYPPSYPQLDQSEWQEWATLSEEENERESQECYYMNLPSAQAGPTSLSSEEPESSLEMDQYGVEEVYTSSNDSPRHQQVYIERRPTMSDTMKPHIHTCCNHTCVPTMSTPESRDQHHSIPSQKWALLRSLARRSQEERWTTLGERQTKSTIRSLSEDNCVSQGWTAQPEHKYYTVGRDMGRHHSDEFYPSNQRLWCSSADLSQEEDEGIFREDVHEFRLNQSPAKRTSVQFVEQDQRVQEAATVPTDGSDSSLSETFSPGTSSLSSDSDESGGLVWPQQLPPRLPPSPSSSQNPSNAVVKIKASHALKKKIMRFRSGSLKLMTTV from the exons ATGCTGGCTCTGCAACAGCAGCTCAGTGAGTTGAGGCTGGATACAGGACTCATGTGTGAGCAGAATACAGAGGAAGATTTGGACTGTCCCAGTGCTTCTAGCTCAG GGTTTTATGAGCAAAGTGAAAGTCTGTCTCCTCCACTGCGTTCCTGTTCCTCCCCAAACCTCAGTGTCTCCTGTCACAGGCCCAGATCTGTGG ATGCCTACATGCTGGACTGGGAGGGTCATATGGAGCCCACAGTACATGCCACCATGCCCCGCTCATTTTCTGCCCCGTACCCCCCACTGGAGGGTATTGCCGAGGGAATagaggaggaagaagaagatGAAGAAAGCCCTAAGTGGGTTACAGATCAGATAGTTGATGAAAGCCTGACTCCAGAGATGAGCCTCATTTCTGATGCTGAGGTAGATCCTGCAGTGAAGATAGTAGACGGCCCAACGGAAGAAGACATCCAGCAGGCAATGCGTGTGGAAACTTACATCCTGGGACTCCTGCAGCGACGACACCTCAGATCTACAGCAGAACTCAACTCTGATCCCGATCAGTGGCATGACTTACACATATACCCACCCAGTTACCCACAGCTTGACCAATCGGAATGGCAGGAATGGGCAACTCTTTCTGAGGAAGAGAATGAGCGTGAATCCCAAGAATGTTATTACATGAACCTTCCCAGTGCTCAAGCTGGACCAACTTCCCTAAGCAGTGAGGAGCCAGAATCCTCCTTGGAAATGGATCAGTATGGAGTCGAAGAAGTCTACACCAGCAGCAACGACTCCCCTCGGCATCAACAGGTTTACATCGAACGCCGTCCCACAATGTCAGACACCATGAAACCCCACATTCACACCTGCTGCAATCACACCTGCGTACCTACGATGTCAACTCCCGAGTCCCGTGACCAACACCATTCCATTCCATCCCAAAAGTGGGCCCTTCTTCGGTCTCTAGCCAGAAGGAGTCAAGAGGAACGGTGGACAACTCTAGGAGAAAGACAAACCAAGTCGACCATCCGCTCTCTGTCAGAGGACAATTGCGTCTCTCAAGGATGGACCGCCCAACCGGAGCACAAATACTATACGGTGGGACGGGACATGGGCAGGCATCATAGTGACGAATTTTATCCATCTAATCAGCGCCTGTGGTGCTCCTCGGCGGATCTCAGTCAAGAAGAAGATGAGGGGATATTCAGAGAAGATGTGCATGAATTCAGACTAAATCAGTCACCCGCCAAACGCACTAGTGTTCAGTTCGTGGAGCAGGACCAGAGGGTGCAAGAGGCCGCTACTGTACCGACCGATGGGTCCGACTCCAGTCTGAGCGAGACTTTCTCTCCAGGAACCAGTTCGTTGTCCAGTGACTCAGATGAGAGCGGAGGGCTGGTCTGGCCTCAGCAACTGCCCCCTCGCTTGCCCCCATCCCCCTCTTCTTCGCAGAATCCCTCCAATGCCGTGGTCAAGATTAAAGCCTCGCATGCGCTCAAAAAAAAGATCATGCGATTTCGTTCAGGCTCTCTCAAACTCATGACCACGGTCTGA